From a region of the Odoribacter splanchnicus DSM 20712 genome:
- a CDS encoding RNA polymerase sigma factor, which produces MKIDASVIQRLSQGDREAYTAVFREYYAPLVVYSSRIVKEREIAEDIVQEFFCYLWKQRRQLAEMHSFTTYLYRSIHNRLLNYLRDRRGIPIEDQDMLKEDDFVGRMMEEEVYRELYDAVRRLPARCRDIFILKLDGADNRDIARQLDITEETVRSQLRRGKEILRRKLTAALGLSLFILICQGRFGKWIDSE; this is translated from the coding sequence ATGAAAATAGACGCGTCTGTCATACAAAGATTATCGCAAGGAGATAGGGAGGCCTATACGGCTGTTTTTCGGGAATACTATGCTCCGTTGGTGGTCTATAGCAGTCGTATTGTCAAGGAACGGGAGATCGCGGAAGATATTGTTCAGGAGTTCTTCTGTTATCTGTGGAAACAACGCCGGCAATTGGCAGAAATGCATTCGTTTACAACTTATTTATACCGTTCAATACACAATCGTCTGTTGAATTACTTGCGCGACCGGCGCGGGATTCCGATAGAGGATCAGGATATGCTGAAAGAAGATGATTTTGTCGGTCGGATGATGGAGGAGGAAGTATATCGCGAACTTTATGACGCCGTCCGCCGTTTGCCCGCCCGTTGTCGTGACATCTTTATCTTGAAATTGGATGGAGCGGACAACCGCGACATTGCCCGTCAGTTGGATATCACAGAAGAAACCGTGCGCAGCCAATTGCGCCGGGGAAAGGAAATCCTCCGGCGGAAGTTGACAGCGGCATTGGGGTTGAGTTTGTTTATTCTGATATGTCAGGGGCGTTTCGGGAAATGGATAGACAGCGAATAG
- a CDS encoding FecR family protein: MQQKFEKIRDLLVREKWDELTADERQMLEEWRQEEESHEQLYRRLAEPGALRRHFDELAAVDTERALAYNRKLLQRYALRRVVRWSLPYAAVVAIVAGVWLLFPRTESQPRVTETIEKIEPGIRRAELVLADGSAVELLPDMQKTLESEQEKVVIAGNTVDYTGSDENSMPVSQHLIRTPCGGEYSLTLADGTKVWLNAMSELKYPTRFNGNTRCVELKGEAFFEVKPDAQRPFYVKIDNYEVKVLGTSFNVKAYDDDDSWATTLCIGKVEMTDVHTRESIELLPGRQAVCDRQTGNVEVKEVDTELFTAWIRGEFRFDNTSVEEIFTILQRWYHIDVFYTNDAVRREVFTGKLPRFENLQVILDLMENVSPLHFERKGNTIFIQ, translated from the coding sequence ATGCAACAGAAGTTTGAAAAGATACGGGATTTATTAGTGCGTGAAAAGTGGGACGAATTGACGGCCGATGAGCGGCAGATGCTGGAGGAGTGGCGACAGGAAGAGGAAAGCCACGAACAACTCTATCGTCGTTTGGCGGAACCGGGGGCTCTCCGGCGGCATTTCGATGAATTGGCGGCCGTTGATACGGAGCGGGCGTTGGCGTACAACCGGAAATTATTACAGCGTTACGCCCTCCGGCGTGTTGTGCGGTGGAGTCTGCCTTATGCGGCTGTCGTGGCGATTGTGGCGGGCGTGTGGCTACTCTTTCCCCGGACGGAATCTCAGCCTCGTGTAACAGAAACCATTGAAAAAATCGAACCGGGAATCCGACGTGCCGAGTTGGTGCTGGCAGACGGTTCGGCTGTGGAACTCTTGCCGGATATGCAGAAAACACTGGAAAGCGAACAGGAAAAGGTCGTCATTGCCGGCAATACGGTAGATTATACCGGCTCCGACGAGAATTCGATGCCTGTTTCGCAACATTTGATCCGTACACCCTGCGGTGGTGAATATTCCCTGACTTTGGCAGACGGCACAAAAGTGTGGCTGAATGCTATGTCGGAATTGAAATACCCGACCCGTTTCAATGGCAATACCCGTTGCGTGGAGTTGAAAGGCGAAGCCTTTTTCGAGGTAAAGCCCGATGCACAGCGTCCTTTTTACGTTAAAATCGACAACTATGAGGTGAAAGTGTTGGGCACCTCTTTCAATGTGAAAGCATATGACGACGATGACAGTTGGGCAACGACCCTTTGCATCGGTAAAGTGGAGATGACGGATGTCCACACCCGCGAAAGCATAGAGCTTCTTCCGGGACGGCAGGCGGTGTGCGACCGTCAGACCGGTAACGTGGAAGTGAAAGAAGTGGATACAGAACTGTTTACAGCCTGGATCCGTGGAGAGTTTCGCTTCGATAATACCTCCGTGGAAGAAATTTTCACAATTCTGCAACGCTGGTACCACATCGATGTGTTTTATACCAATGATGCCGTGCGCAGAGAAGTCTTCACCGGTAAGTTACCGCGGTTTGAAAACCTGCAGGTCATTCTCGACTTGATGGAGAATGTCAGTCCCCTGCACTTTGAACGGAAAGGAAATACAATTTTTATACAATAA